From Streptomyces sp. CMB-StM0423, a single genomic window includes:
- a CDS encoding NUDIX hydrolase: MPPYEPSAYPPFAVTVDLVVLTVRRHALSALIVRRGEAPFQGRWALPGGFVREEEDLAEAAARELAEETGLHAHGPVEEDTPAHAAHLEQLATYGDPKRDPRMRVVSVAHLVLAPDLPAPRPGGDVGGARWAPVETLVGPADDDGEHPPLAFDHRRILADGVERARSKIEYSSLATAFCPQEFTVGELRRVYEAVWGVALDPRNFHRKVTGTPGFLLPTGGTTTRQGGRPAQLFQAGGATILNPPMLRPEV, translated from the coding sequence ATGCCCCCCTACGAGCCGTCCGCCTACCCGCCGTTCGCCGTGACCGTCGACCTGGTCGTGCTCACCGTGCGCCGGCACGCTCTGAGCGCCCTGATCGTCCGCCGCGGTGAGGCGCCCTTTCAGGGCCGGTGGGCGCTGCCCGGCGGTTTCGTACGCGAGGAGGAGGACCTGGCCGAGGCGGCGGCGCGCGAACTCGCGGAGGAGACCGGCCTGCACGCGCACGGCCCGGTGGAGGAGGACACCCCCGCGCACGCCGCGCACCTCGAACAGCTCGCCACCTACGGCGATCCGAAGCGCGACCCGCGGATGCGCGTGGTGAGCGTCGCCCACCTCGTGCTGGCGCCGGACCTTCCCGCGCCGCGCCCCGGCGGCGACGTCGGCGGCGCCCGGTGGGCGCCGGTCGAGACCCTCGTCGGCCCCGCCGACGACGACGGGGAGCACCCGCCGCTGGCCTTCGACCACCGCCGGATCCTGGCCGACGGCGTGGAGCGGGCCCGGTCGAAGATCGAGTACTCGTCGCTTGCCACGGCCTTCTGCCCGCAGGAGTTCACGGTCGGGGAGCTGCGCCGGGTGTACGAGGCGGTGTGGGGCGTCGCGCTGGACCCGCGCAACTTCCACCGCAAGGTCACCGGCACCCCCGGCTTCCTGCTGCCCACCGGCGGCACCACCACCCGTCAGGGCGGCCGTCCCGCCCAGCTCTTCCAGGCCGGCGGCGCCACGATCCTCAACCCCCCGATGCTGCGCCCCGAGGTCTGA
- a CDS encoding glycogen debranching N-terminal domain-containing protein, producing MPAFAVSARHGQLDGHGLEGFYRAGRRLVGRLRLRVGGVEPLPVQGRRSGADRVRFVGTVRTGAESGPDPAVVVERVRHAAGVERITLHSSATRVLRLTLEAELGTDLAELSAVAAGHERCEVPASVHESGLRWRPLPALADPGREPDAAPAEAGGGARATAPARTGTTPGGGAPGTGAQGGAEAYGGAARGGAARGDGVRGGAAHGSGGRGAAAAPGGGSRGAERSSGGGGGGGGAPGVGALVTAEPPPDDVIAAAGLLRWQLELAPGGSRTLELRIGTDQACPRELPPVPWPPAAAAAGDDPGVAPLLGTALDDLRTLLLRDPAEPTDVHLVAGVPWRCALAPADALWAARMLLPLGTRLAAGTLRAVARTWPAAPAAGAPEPARLPGTLRDAGPHLPPAATGVEATLLFPAVLAEARRWGLPERDLGGLLPAAERCLAWLRAAADDRGFVPDPAPGGPYRCETQAHAHRAALLGAELLDACGRPGAAEWRQWAAALRERFRAGFWTEDVAGGRPAAALAPDGRPLTHLGSPAAHLLPTAADALVRANGNANPASATPASADGNGLPVADSAPGLLDKAQTGQLARLLGGPALDSGWGLRSLGAAEPGFNPFGHRAGAVHVHETAVAVAGLFTAGHDKEAGPLLRGLLDAAGHFGHHLPEMYAGDQRTAGGAPLPHPAACRPSAVAAAAAVHILTALAGVAPDVPAGTVAARPPATAPLGAVQLTGWRLAGEPFAVRVSRLGLAVVEEAAPGIQLGS from the coding sequence ATGCCGGCCTTCGCCGTCTCCGCCCGCCACGGCCAGCTCGACGGCCACGGACTCGAAGGGTTCTACCGGGCGGGCCGCCGGCTGGTCGGACGGCTGCGGCTGCGGGTGGGCGGCGTCGAGCCGCTGCCGGTACAGGGGCGCCGGTCGGGCGCGGACCGGGTGCGCTTCGTGGGCACGGTCCGCACCGGCGCCGAGTCGGGACCCGACCCCGCCGTGGTCGTGGAGCGGGTGCGGCACGCCGCCGGGGTCGAGCGGATCACGCTGCACAGCAGCGCCACCCGCGTGCTGCGCCTGACGCTGGAGGCCGAGCTGGGCACGGACCTCGCCGAGTTGAGCGCCGTCGCCGCCGGACACGAGCGCTGCGAAGTCCCGGCCAGCGTCCACGAGTCGGGCCTGCGCTGGCGCCCGCTCCCGGCCCTCGCGGACCCCGGCCGCGAGCCGGACGCCGCACCCGCGGAAGCCGGGGGAGGGGCACGCGCCACGGCCCCGGCGCGGACCGGCACCACGCCCGGCGGTGGCGCGCCCGGTACGGGTGCACAGGGCGGCGCCGAGGCTTATGGCGGTGCCGCCCGGGGCGGTGCCGCGCGTGGAGACGGTGTGCGCGGCGGCGCGGCTCACGGGAGCGGCGGGCGCGGGGCCGCGGCAGCGCCCGGCGGCGGGTCGCGGGGCGCCGAAAGAAGCAGCGGAGGGGGAGGGGGTGGGGGTGGGGCCCCCGGGGTGGGGGCCCTGGTGACCGCGGAGCCGCCGCCCGACGACGTGATCGCCGCGGCCGGGTTGCTGCGGTGGCAACTGGAGTTGGCGCCGGGCGGGTCCCGGACGCTGGAACTGCGGATCGGTACGGATCAGGCGTGCCCGCGGGAGCTGCCGCCGGTGCCGTGGCCGCCGGCCGCCGCCGCGGCGGGCGACGATCCGGGGGTCGCCCCGTTGCTGGGCACCGCGCTCGACGACCTGCGGACGCTGCTGCTCCGCGATCCTGCCGAGCCGACCGACGTGCACCTCGTCGCCGGGGTGCCGTGGCGTTGCGCGCTGGCTCCCGCGGACGCGCTCTGGGCCGCCCGCATGCTTCTGCCGCTGGGTACGCGCCTGGCCGCCGGCACCCTCCGCGCCGTCGCCCGCACCTGGCCGGCGGCCCCCGCCGCCGGGGCTCCCGAGCCGGCGCGGCTGCCCGGCACCCTCAGGGACGCGGGCCCGCATCTGCCCCCGGCCGCCACCGGCGTCGAGGCCACCCTCCTCTTTCCCGCCGTGCTCGCCGAGGCCCGCCGCTGGGGGCTGCCGGAGCGGGATCTCGGCGGGCTCCTGCCCGCCGCCGAGCGCTGCCTCGCGTGGCTGCGCGCCGCCGCGGACGACCGCGGCTTCGTCCCCGACCCGGCCCCCGGCGGCCCGTACCGCTGCGAGACCCAGGCCCACGCCCACCGCGCCGCCCTCCTCGGCGCCGAACTCCTCGACGCCTGCGGCCGTCCCGGTGCCGCCGAGTGGCGCCAGTGGGCCGCGGCCCTGCGCGAGCGGTTCCGCGCCGGCTTCTGGACCGAGGACGTCGCCGGCGGCAGGCCCGCGGCGGCCCTCGCCCCCGACGGCCGTCCGCTCACCCACCTCGGCAGCCCCGCCGCCCACCTCCTGCCGACCGCCGCCGACGCCCTCGTCCGCGCCAACGGCAACGCCAACCCCGCCTCCGCCACGCCCGCCTCCGCCGACGGCAACGGTCTCCCCGTCGCCGACAGCGCACCCGGCCTCCTCGACAAGGCGCAGACCGGTCAGCTCGCCCGCCTCCTCGGCGGCCCCGCCCTCGACTCCGGCTGGGGCCTGCGCAGCCTCGGCGCCGCCGAGCCCGGCTTCAACCCCTTCGGCCACCGCGCCGGCGCCGTGCACGTCCACGAGACCGCCGTCGCCGTCGCCGGGCTCTTCACCGCCGGCCACGACAAGGAGGCCGGACCCCTCCTCCGCGGACTCCTCGACGCCGCGGGCCACTTCGGCCACCACCTCCCCGAGATGTACGCGGGCGACCAGCGCACCGCGGGCGGCGCCCCGCTCCCGCACCCCGCCGCCTGCCGCCCGTCCGCCGTCGCGGCCGCCGCCGCGGTGCACATCCTCACCGCGCTCGCAGGCGTCGCCCCCGACGTCCCCGCCGGCACCGTCGCCGCCCGTCCGCCTGCCACGGCCCCGCTGGGCGCGGTGCAGCTCACGGGCTGGCGGCTGGCCGGCGAGCCCTTCGCCGTACGGGTCAGCCGCCTCGGTCTCGCCGTCGTCGAAGAGGCCGCCCCCGGCATCCAACTCGGCTCCTGA
- a CDS encoding DUF4192 domain-containing protein produces MTTHNETQVVLRSPAELADALPYLMGFHPDDSVVLAALHGEHGRFGGRLRLGIPPDRDGWRDVAAQLAECLIEGSAKRGDKPDGIVVFLCQDPGVGEQPREVMERLRSLAQRLRVACGRLEVPVVEALCISAGRFWSYLCPDESCCPPEGTELVPPGSSAMAAAAAYAGLRRPGSLRALEGRIAPRHPDVDRQTRALDAAGGSLVPRILEQAGRETVRAETLALTDRLIARLTDAPPPAGEAAADTDERDDRLLTDDECAALIVGLQDRLTRDRAAERMEGEEAAGALRLWRALSRRCIGAYVEHAAAPLTLAGWVAWSSGDEAAARVALGCALVSDPEYLFARLLHQAINEGLDPEPLRRSLRRQRRAQEAAASPVPAEPGSQPPAAASRSRARARPLCLPPAQPSNRGSRRPPGRRPSRRTARRRDVRSKE; encoded by the coding sequence ATGACAACGCACAACGAAACGCAGGTCGTGCTGCGCAGCCCGGCCGAGCTGGCGGACGCCCTGCCGTACCTGATGGGCTTCCACCCGGACGACAGCGTCGTCCTCGCCGCGCTGCACGGCGAGCACGGACGGTTCGGCGGCCGGCTGCGGCTCGGCATTCCGCCGGACCGGGACGGCTGGCGGGACGTGGCCGCGCAGCTCGCGGAGTGCCTCATCGAGGGCAGCGCGAAGCGGGGCGACAAGCCGGACGGCATCGTCGTCTTCCTCTGCCAGGACCCCGGCGTGGGCGAGCAGCCACGCGAGGTCATGGAGCGGCTCCGCTCGCTCGCCCAGCGGCTCCGCGTGGCCTGCGGACGGCTGGAGGTGCCGGTCGTCGAGGCGTTGTGCATCTCCGCCGGGCGCTTCTGGTCCTACCTCTGCCCGGACGAGAGCTGCTGTCCGCCGGAGGGCACCGAGCTGGTCCCGCCCGGCAGCTCCGCCATGGCCGCCGCCGCGGCCTATGCGGGCCTGCGGCGGCCCGGGTCGCTGCGCGCGCTGGAGGGCAGGATCGCGCCCCGGCACCCGGACGTCGACCGGCAGACGCGGGCGCTCGACGCGGCCGGCGGCTCGCTCGTGCCGCGGATCCTGGAGCAGGCCGGCCGCGAGACCGTGCGCGCCGAGACCCTGGCGCTGACGGACCGGCTGATCGCCCGGCTCACCGACGCTCCGCCGCCCGCGGGGGAGGCGGCGGCGGACACCGATGAGCGGGACGACAGGCTGCTCACCGACGACGAGTGCGCGGCCCTCATCGTCGGGCTCCAGGACCGGCTCACCCGAGACCGCGCCGCCGAGCGGATGGAGGGCGAAGAGGCGGCGGGCGCGCTGCGGCTGTGGCGGGCGCTGTCGCGTCGCTGCATCGGAGCGTATGTGGAGCACGCCGCGGCGCCATTGACGCTTGCCGGCTGGGTGGCGTGGTCCAGCGGCGACGAGGCGGCGGCCCGGGTCGCCCTCGGCTGCGCCCTGGTGTCCGACCCGGAATACCTGTTCGCCCGGCTGCTCCATCAGGCGATCAACGAGGGCCTGGATCCTGAGCCGTTGCGGCGCTCCCTGCGCCGCCAGCGCCGCGCCCAGGAGGCCGCCGCCTCGCCGGTGCCGGCGGAGCCGGGCTCCCAGCCGCCCGCGGCGGCGTCCCGGTCCCGGGCGCGGGCGCGGCCGCTGTGCCTGCCGCCGGCCCAGCCGTCGAACCGCGGGTCCCGCCGCCCGCCCGGCCGCCGCCCGTCGCGCCGCACCGCCCGGCGCCGCGACGTGCGGAGCAAGGAGTAG
- a CDS encoding SAM-dependent methyltransferase, which yields MASDAHDSNLAPPSPEEVGSAYDRFGPLYDLTQGTAAIHVGRWSADDAGLPATSLGKLADQAMNRQTDYYIDALAPGETDHVLDIGSGTGGPAVRLAERTGARVTGITVSETQVARSRERAAAASLTDRVTFALNDALELPYEDASFDAAWAIDSFAHIADRLRGLRQAWRVLPRGGRFLMTEFTRRGEPSRAQLDTFRQVWTSPPPLPLADGLRLACEAGFELVRLENQTHDVIMNAEVMTVLYRDHHDEIRERYGLETTAAMDASIPLFRTFVRDHLGYFVYLLRKP from the coding sequence ATGGCATCCGACGCGCACGACAGCAACCTCGCTCCCCCGTCGCCCGAGGAGGTCGGTTCCGCGTACGACCGGTTCGGCCCGCTGTACGACCTGACGCAGGGCACCGCCGCCATCCACGTCGGCCGGTGGTCGGCTGACGACGCGGGCCTGCCCGCGACCTCGCTCGGGAAGCTGGCCGACCAGGCGATGAACCGGCAGACCGACTACTACATCGACGCCCTGGCGCCCGGTGAGACCGACCACGTGCTCGACATCGGCAGCGGCACGGGCGGTCCCGCCGTGCGTCTTGCGGAGCGCACCGGCGCGCGCGTCACGGGGATCACCGTCAGCGAGACGCAGGTCGCCCGCTCCCGGGAGCGGGCCGCCGCCGCGTCGCTCACGGACCGCGTGACGTTCGCCCTCAACGACGCGCTGGAACTCCCCTACGAGGACGCGTCGTTCGACGCCGCCTGGGCCATCGACTCCTTCGCCCACATCGCCGACCGGCTGCGCGGACTGCGCCAGGCGTGGCGCGTGCTGCCGCGCGGCGGGCGGTTCCTGATGACGGAGTTCACCCGCCGCGGCGAACCGTCGCGCGCGCAGTTGGACACCTTCCGGCAGGTCTGGACGTCGCCGCCGCCGCTGCCGCTGGCGGACGGGCTGCGGCTGGCGTGCGAGGCGGGCTTCGAGCTCGTGCGGCTGGAGAACCAGACCCACGACGTCATCATGAACGCCGAGGTCATGACGGTTCTCTACCGGGACCACCACGACGAGATCCGGGAGCGCTACGGGCTGGAGACGACGGCGGCGATGGACGCCTCGATCCCGTTGTTCCGCACGTTCGTCCGCGACCACCTCGGCTACTTCGTCTATCTCCTGCGCAAGCCGTAG
- a CDS encoding RecQ family ATP-dependent DNA helicase, whose protein sequence is MDDQELRAEADAVLAGLVGDPGGTARLREDQWQAVDALVRERRRALVVQRTGWGKSAVYFVATALLRRRGGGPTVIVSPLLALMRNQVEAAARAGIRARTINSANPEEWGAIHEEVERGETDVLLVSPERLNSVDFRDRLLPELAATTGLLVVDEAHCISDWGHDFRPDYRRLRAMLADLPEGVPVLATTATANARVTADVAEQLGTGGGEALVLRGPLDRESLRLGVVRLPDAAHRLAWLAEHLGELPGSGIVYALTVAAAEEAAAFLRQRGFPVASYTGRTENADRLQAEEDLLANRVKALVATSALGMGFDKPDLGFVVHLGSPSSPIAYYQQVGRAGRGVDHADVLLLPGREDEAIWRYFADTAFPPEAQVRQTLTALADAGRPLSVPALEAAVDLRRTRLETMLKVLDVDGAVRRVKGGWTATGREWEYDAERYAWVARQRAAEQQAMRDYLSTPGCRMEFLRAQLDDEGAAPCGRCDNCAGPWIDAGVSAEALTGAEKELDRPGTEVEPRRMWPTGMAALGIDLKGRIPAGEQGATGRALGRLSDIGWGNRLRPLLAPNTPDAPVPDDVLRAAVDVLADWARSPGGWAAGGADAPARPVGVVAVPSTSRPLLVDSLARGIATVGRLPYLGTLAYADPDGGHAVRRSNSAQRLATLTGTFTVSGDLAAALADNPGPVLLVDDYTDSGWTLAVASRLLRRAGAEAVLPLVLAASG, encoded by the coding sequence ATGGACGATCAGGAGCTGCGCGCCGAAGCCGACGCCGTTCTCGCCGGACTCGTCGGCGACCCCGGCGGCACGGCCCGGCTGCGGGAGGACCAGTGGCAGGCCGTGGACGCCCTCGTGCGCGAGCGCCGCCGCGCGCTGGTGGTGCAGCGCACCGGCTGGGGCAAGTCGGCGGTGTATTTCGTTGCCACGGCGCTGCTGCGCCGCCGCGGCGGGGGCCCCACGGTGATCGTGTCGCCGCTGCTGGCGCTGATGCGCAACCAGGTCGAGGCCGCGGCGCGGGCCGGCATCCGGGCCCGTACGATCAACTCGGCCAACCCCGAGGAGTGGGGCGCCATCCACGAGGAGGTCGAGCGCGGGGAGACCGATGTGCTCCTCGTCAGCCCCGAGCGGCTGAACTCCGTGGACTTCCGCGACCGGCTGCTGCCCGAGCTGGCGGCCACCACCGGCCTCCTCGTCGTCGACGAGGCGCACTGCATCTCCGACTGGGGCCACGACTTCCGCCCCGACTACCGCCGGCTGCGCGCGATGCTCGCCGACCTGCCCGAGGGCGTGCCCGTGCTGGCGACCACCGCGACGGCGAACGCGCGCGTGACCGCCGATGTCGCCGAGCAGCTCGGCACCGGCGGCGGCGAGGCCCTCGTGCTGCGCGGCCCGCTGGACCGGGAGAGCCTGCGGCTCGGCGTGGTCCGGCTGCCCGACGCGGCGCACCGCCTCGCCTGGCTCGCCGAGCACCTGGGCGAGCTGCCGGGCTCCGGGATCGTCTACGCGCTGACCGTCGCCGCCGCCGAGGAGGCCGCCGCCTTTCTGCGGCAGCGCGGCTTCCCCGTCGCCTCGTACACGGGGCGCACGGAGAACGCCGACCGGCTGCAGGCCGAGGAGGACCTGCTGGCGAACCGGGTCAAGGCGCTGGTCGCGACGTCCGCGCTGGGCATGGGGTTCGACAAGCCGGACCTCGGCTTCGTCGTCCACCTCGGCTCGCCGTCCTCGCCGATCGCGTACTACCAGCAGGTGGGGCGCGCCGGCCGCGGCGTCGACCACGCGGACGTACTGCTGCTGCCGGGCCGGGAGGACGAGGCCATCTGGCGCTACTTCGCCGACACCGCCTTCCCGCCGGAAGCGCAGGTCCGCCAGACACTCACCGCGCTCGCGGACGCCGGCCGCCCGCTGTCCGTCCCGGCCCTGGAGGCGGCCGTCGACCTCAGGCGTACGCGGCTGGAGACGATGCTCAAGGTGCTCGACGTCGACGGTGCGGTCCGGCGGGTCAAGGGCGGCTGGACGGCCACAGGCCGCGAGTGGGAGTACGACGCCGAGCGGTACGCGTGGGTGGCGCGGCAGCGCGCCGCCGAGCAGCAGGCCATGCGGGACTACCTGAGCACGCCGGGCTGCCGTATGGAGTTCCTGCGCGCGCAGTTGGACGACGAGGGGGCGGCGCCGTGCGGGCGCTGCGACAACTGCGCGGGCCCGTGGATCGACGCGGGCGTCTCGGCGGAAGCGCTGACGGGCGCCGAGAAGGAGCTGGACCGGCCGGGGACCGAGGTCGAGCCGCGCCGGATGTGGCCGACGGGCATGGCCGCGCTGGGCATCGACCTCAAGGGCCGTATCCCGGCGGGGGAGCAGGGCGCCACCGGGCGGGCCCTGGGCCGCCTCTCCGACATCGGCTGGGGCAACAGGCTGCGGCCGCTGCTCGCGCCGAACACCCCCGACGCGCCCGTGCCGGACGACGTGCTGCGGGCCGCGGTCGACGTCCTCGCCGACTGGGCGCGCTCGCCGGGCGGATGGGCGGCGGGCGGGGCGGACGCCCCGGCGCGGCCGGTGGGCGTCGTCGCCGTACCGTCCACGTCCCGGCCGCTGCTGGTGGACTCCCTCGCCCGGGGTATCGCCACCGTCGGGCGGCTGCCGTATCTCGGCACGCTGGCGTACGCGGACCCGGACGGCGGCCACGCCGTGCGCCGTAGCAACTCCGCGCAGCGGCTCGCCACCCTGACCGGCACCTTCACCGTCTCCGGCGACCTGGCCGCCGCCCTGGCGGACAACCCGGGCCCGGTGCTGCTCGTCGACGACTACACCGACTCCGGCTGGACCCTCGCCGTCGCGTCCCGGCTGCTGCGCCGGGCGGGCGCCGAGGCGGTGCTGCCGCTGGTCCTCGCGGCGAGCGGCTGA